A DNA window from Thermosynechococcaceae cyanobacterium Okahandja contains the following coding sequences:
- the galE gene encoding UDP-glucose 4-epimerase GalE, with translation MAPPFVLVTGGAGFIGSHTVLALQRAGFPVLILDNLERGHRDLVEGVLHTALIVGSTGDRPLLDQLFQTYPIGAVLHFAAYIEVGESVRYPDRFYANNVHGTLTLLQAMVAANVPYMVFSSTAAVYGIPTQVPLTETAPCAPINPYGRSKWMVEQMLADMERAYGLKSVIFRYFNAAGADPHGRLGEDHHPETHLIPLVLQAAMGRRPHISIYGSDYPTPDGTCIRDYIHVSDLANAHVLGLKYLLEGGTSTLFNLGNGQGFSVRQVIDAATRITGCGIPVQQGDRRPGDPPVLIANADRARQVLGWQPQYADIEEMIRHAWVWHQHRHSCA, from the coding sequence ATGGCACCCCCTTTCGTGTTAGTGACGGGTGGCGCGGGCTTTATTGGTAGCCACACCGTCCTTGCCCTCCAACGCGCTGGCTTTCCGGTTCTGATTCTGGATAACTTAGAGCGCGGCCACCGCGACTTGGTAGAAGGGGTACTGCACACGGCGTTAATTGTGGGGAGCACGGGCGATCGCCCCCTATTAGACCAGCTATTTCAGACATATCCGATTGGGGCGGTGCTCCACTTTGCCGCCTATATCGAAGTGGGCGAATCGGTACGCTATCCGGATCGCTTTTATGCCAACAATGTCCACGGTACCCTGACCCTCTTGCAGGCCATGGTGGCCGCCAATGTCCCCTATATGGTCTTTTCCTCAACGGCGGCAGTCTATGGGATACCGACACAGGTGCCCCTGACGGAAACCGCCCCTTGTGCGCCCATTAACCCCTACGGCCGCTCCAAATGGATGGTGGAGCAAATGCTTGCGGATATGGAGCGTGCCTATGGCCTCAAATCGGTGATCTTCCGTTACTTCAATGCCGCCGGCGCCGATCCCCACGGTCGCCTCGGGGAGGATCACCATCCCGAAACCCATCTGATTCCCCTAGTGCTCCAGGCCGCCATGGGACGGCGACCCCACATTAGCATCTACGGCAGTGATTACCCCACCCCCGATGGCACCTGCATTCGCGACTATATCCACGTCAGTGATTTGGCCAATGCCCACGTACTGGGGTTGAAATACCTGCTAGAGGGGGGCACCTCAACCCTGTTTAATCTTGGCAATGGTCAGGGGTTTTCGGTACGGCAGGTGATTGATGCCGCCACCCGGATCACGGGCTGTGGGATTCCGGTGCAGCAGGGCGATCGCCGCCCGGGGGATCCCCCCGTTCTCATTGCCAATGCCGATCGCGCCCGACAGGTTTTAGGGTGGCAGCCCCAGTATGCCGATATTGAGGAGATGATTCGTCATGCGTGGGTATGGCATCAGCACCGTCACAGTTGTGCCTAA